Proteins encoded by one window of Lathyrus oleraceus cultivar Zhongwan6 chromosome 1, CAAS_Psat_ZW6_1.0, whole genome shotgun sequence:
- the LOC127081979 gene encoding dof zinc finger protein 3 gives MEQDCGGGGGRGGGDGRRGEMNKQVHNHPQPQKCPRCDSFNTKFCYYNNYSLSQPRFFCKTCRRYWTQGGTLRNVPVGGGCRKGKRAKNSVMSSSSNSIGNSSLAHAQSALHQSTDHQSTMAALARDSSSVLASFSSTVPFYPGGVGYMSSFAAFNPSLNPNLSPHNFNPSLNVGGVGVGVGSSNLGLLQGFNVAAAAALGNSSQGQNRPSQFFHQMGGNCGPVFTSEQQGLNLIPQSNMVNSSSVSGSGSGPASDNWPQTYINNANNNRLSEQQSLWSTVSTTSIGANCDRNGGGVAGSGGDGVSVSLGPNQWPDLSGFNPHQ, from the coding sequence atgGAGCAAGActgtggtggtggtggtggtcGCGGTGGTGGTGATGGAAGAAGAGGTGAGATGAATAAGCAAGTTCATAATCATCCTCAGCCTCAGAAGTGTCCTAGGTGTGATTCATTCAACACCAAGTTTTGCTATTACAACAACTATAGCCTCTCTCAGCCCCGTTTCTTCTGCAAAACATGCAGAAGATACTGGACTCAGGGTGGAACGTTGAGAAACGTTCCCGTTGGTGGTGGTTGTCGTAAGGGAAAGAGGGCTAAAAATTCAGTCATGAGTTCTTCAAGTAATTCCATTGGGAATTCTTCTCTGGCTCATGCTCAGTCAGCGCTGCACCAGTCGACTGATCATCAGTCGACTATGGCTGCGCTGGCTAGagactcttcttcagttttaGCCTCATTTTCCTCTACCGTTCCTTTTTATCCCGGTGGTGTTGGTTATATGTCATCTTTTGCGGCGTTTAATCCGTCTCTGAATCCAAATCTATCACCACACAATTTTAATCCGTCACTAAATGTCGGCGGTGTTGGTGTTGGAGTTGGTTCTTCAAATTTGGGTCTTTTACAAGGTTTTAAcgttgctgctgctgctgctcTTGGAAATTCATCACAAGGACAAAACCGTCCATCTCAGTTTTTTCATCAAATGGGTGGTAATTGTGGACCAGTGTTTACATCAGAACAACAAGGTTTGAATTTGATTCCTCAATCTAATATGGTTAATTCTAGTTCTGTTTCCGGTTCCGGTTCCGGTCCTGCTTCTGATAATTGGCCTCAGACCTACATCAACAATGCAAACAATAATAGACTCTCTGAGCAACAATCTCTTTGGAGTACTGTCAGCACAACTTCAATTGGTGCTAATTGTGATAGGAATGGTGGCGGTGTTGCTGGTAGCGGCGGAGACGGCGTTTCTGTTTCTTTGGGTCCAAATCAATGGCCTGATCTGTCAGGGTTCAACCCTCATCAGTGA